A DNA window from Ranitomeya imitator isolate aRanImi1 chromosome 2, aRanImi1.pri, whole genome shotgun sequence contains the following coding sequences:
- the ANAPC11 gene encoding anaphase-promoting complex subunit 11 codes for MKVHIKAWNGVASWMWVANDENCGICRMAFNGCCPDCKVPGDDCPLVWGHCSHCFHMHCILKWLNSQQVQQHCPMCRQEWKFKE; via the exons ATGAAGGTTCACATCAAGGCCTGGAATGGCGTCGCCTCCTGGATGTGGGTGGCAAATGACGAGAACTGCGGCATCTGCCGTATGGCTTTTAATGGCTGCTGCCCCGACT GTAAGGTTCCCGGAGACGACTGCCCCTTGGTCTGGGGACACTGCTCGCACTGCTTCCACATGCACTGCATCCTGAAGTGGCTGAACTCCCAGCAGGTGCAGCAGCATTGCCCCATGTGCCGGCAAGAATGGAAATTCAAGGAGTGA
- the NPB gene encoding neuropeptide B: MLSLGSRSSLRLTLICSALALLLSCQRTNAWYKQSTGPSYYSVGRASGLLSGIRRSPDIRRSEPENAGESAENMEDNFLNNYSNQRQGALLKSMALCVKDVSPNLHSCELLPDTSSTFQCKAQIYLSLDSSDCLNP; this comes from the exons ATGCTGTCTCTAGGCTCCCGCTCTTCACTACGGCTGACCTTGATATGCAGTGCCCTAGCTCTGCTGCTCTCTTGCCAACGCACAAATGCCTGGTACAAGCAGTCAACTGGCCCCAGCTATTATTCTGTGGGAAGGGCATCAGGGCTACTGTCTGGTATCCGCAGATCTCCAGACATTCGACGCTCAGAGCCTGAAAATGCAGGGGAGAGCGCAGAGAATATGGAAGACAATTTCTTGAACAACTACAGCAACCAACGGCAAGGAGCGCTGCTCAAAAGCATG GCTCTCTGTGTAAAAGATGTATCCCCAAACCTTCACAGCTGCGAGCTGCTCCCCGACACCTCCAGCACTTTCCAGTGCAAAGCTCAAATTTACCTGTCACTGGACAGCTCCGACTGTCTCAATCCCTGA